The following proteins come from a genomic window of Gottfriedia acidiceleris:
- the rplD gene encoding 50S ribosomal protein L4 codes for MPKVTMFNQTGVQVGEIELADAVFGIAPNEHALFDAVMMQRASLRQGTHKVKTRSEVRGGGRKPWRQKGTGRARQGSIRSPQWRGGGIVFGPTPRSYSYKLPKKVRRLAIKSALSTKVLEQNMLVLEDLALNAPKTKDMVTVLTGLSVAKKVLIVTADLNENVALSARNIPGITVLAANEVNVIDVLHHDTLIMTKAAVEKVEEVLA; via the coding sequence ATGCCTAAAGTTACTATGTTTAATCAAACAGGCGTTCAAGTAGGAGAAATCGAATTAGCTGATGCTGTATTCGGAATCGCTCCAAACGAACATGCTTTATTTGATGCTGTAATGATGCAACGTGCATCTTTACGTCAAGGTACTCACAAAGTTAAAACACGTTCTGAAGTACGTGGTGGTGGTCGTAAACCATGGAGACAAAAAGGAACTGGACGTGCTCGTCAAGGTTCAATCCGTTCTCCACAATGGCGTGGTGGTGGTATCGTATTCGGTCCAACTCCAAGATCATATTCTTATAAATTACCTAAAAAGGTACGTCGCTTAGCGATTAAATCTGCATTATCAACTAAAGTATTAGAACAAAATATGTTAGTTCTTGAAGATTTAGCGTTAAACGCACCAAAAACAAAAGATATGGTTACTGTATTAACTGGCTTATCAGTTGCTAAGAAAGTTTTAATCGTAACAGCTGACCTAAATGAAAACGTAGCTTTATCTGCTCGCAATATTCCTGGAATCACAGTTCTTGCAGCAAATGAAGTAAACGTAATCGACGTTTTACATCATGATACATTAATCATGACTAAAGCTGCGGTGGAAAAAGTAGAGGAGGTGCTTGCGTAA
- the rpsJ gene encoding 30S ribosomal protein S10 produces MAKEKIRIRLKAYDHRILDQSAEKIVETAKRSGASVSGPIPLPTEKSIYTILRAVHKYKDSREQFEMRTHKRLIDIVNPTPQTVDSLMRLDLPSGVDIEIKL; encoded by the coding sequence ATGGCAAAAGAAAAAATTCGTATTCGTTTAAAAGCTTATGATCACCGTATTTTAGATCAATCTGCAGAGAAAATCGTTGAAACAGCGAAACGTTCTGGTGCTTCTGTATCTGGTCCGATTCCGTTACCAACTGAGAAATCAATTTACACGATCCTTCGTGCAGTTCATAAATACAAAGATTCTCGTGAGCAATTCGAAATGCGCACTCACAAACGTTTAATCGATATCGTGAATCCAACTCCACAAACAGTTGATTCATTAATGAGACTAGATTTACCATCTGGCGTTGATATTGAAATCAAACTTTAA
- the rpsQ gene encoding 30S ribosomal protein S17 — protein sequence MSERNQRKVYTGRVVSDKMDKTITVVVETYKTHKLYGKRVKYSKKYKAHDELNTAKVGDIVKIMETRPLSATKRFRLVEIVEEAVII from the coding sequence GTGAGCGAACGTAACCAACGTAAAGTTTACACAGGGCGTGTAGTTTCTGATAAGATGGATAAGACAATTACTGTTGTAGTTGAAACTTATAAAACACATAAACTATACGGAAAACGCGTTAAATATTCTAAGAAATATAAAGCGCACGATGAGCTAAACACTGCAAAAGTTGGCGATATCGTAAAAATCATGGAGACTCGTCCATTATCAGCTACAAAACGTTTCCGTTTAGTTGAAATCGTAGAAGAAGCTGTTATTATCTAA
- the rpsC gene encoding 30S ribosomal protein S3: protein MGQKVNPVGLRVGIIKDWESKWYAEKDYADLLHEDIKIREYISTRLKDSAVSKVEIERAANRVNITVHTAKPGMVIGKGGSEVEALRKALNNLTGKRVHINIIEIKRADLDAKLVAENIARQLENRVSFRRAQKQVLQRAMRAGALGIKTQVSGRLGGADIARAESYSEGTVPLHTLRADIDYATAEADTTYGKLGVKVWIYKGEVLPTKKKASEEGGN from the coding sequence ATGGGACAAAAGGTAAATCCAGTCGGACTTCGTGTTGGTATTATTAAAGATTGGGAATCTAAATGGTACGCTGAAAAAGATTACGCTGATCTTTTACATGAAGACATCAAAATTCGTGAGTACATCAGCACTCGTTTAAAAGATTCTGCTGTTTCTAAAGTAGAAATCGAAAGAGCTGCTAATCGTGTAAACATTACAGTTCACACTGCAAAACCAGGTATGGTAATCGGTAAAGGTGGTTCGGAAGTTGAAGCTCTTCGTAAAGCTTTAAACAACCTTACTGGCAAACGTGTTCATATCAACATCATTGAAATTAAAAGAGCAGATCTTGATGCTAAATTAGTAGCTGAAAACATCGCTCGTCAATTAGAAAACCGTGTTTCTTTCCGTCGTGCTCAAAAGCAAGTACTTCAACGTGCTATGCGTGCTGGTGCACTAGGTATTAAAACACAAGTTTCTGGTCGTCTTGGCGGAGCAGATATTGCTCGTGCAGAATCATATAGTGAAGGTACAGTGCCACTTCATACATTACGTGCGGATATCGACTATGCAACTGCAGAAGCAGATACAACATACGGTAAACTAGGCGTAAAAGTATGGATCTACAAAGGTGAAGTTCTTCCTACAAAAAAGAAAGCTTCTGAGGAAGGAGGAAATTAA
- the rpsS gene encoding 30S ribosomal protein S19, whose product MGRSLKKGPFIDDHLLAKVEKLNETDSKQVVKTWSRRSTIFPQFIGHTIAVYDGRKHVPVYVSEDMVGHKLGEFAPTRTYKGHDADDKKTRR is encoded by the coding sequence ATGGGACGCAGCCTGAAAAAAGGTCCATTTATTGATGATCACTTATTAGCTAAAGTTGAGAAATTAAACGAGACTGACTCTAAGCAAGTTGTTAAAACTTGGTCACGTCGTTCGACTATTTTCCCACAATTTATCGGACATACTATTGCAGTATACGATGGTCGTAAACACGTACCTGTATATGTATCGGAAGATATGGTAGGTCACAAACTTGGTGAATTTGCTCCAACTCGTACTTATAAAGGTCACGATGCGGATGACAAGAAAACTAGAAGATAA
- the rplB gene encoding 50S ribosomal protein L2, which yields MGIKKYKPTTNGRRGMTTNDFAEITTDKPEKSLLAPLNKKAGRNNQGKITVRHQGGGHKRQYRIIDFKRDKDGIPGRVATIEYDPNRSANIALINYADGEKRYILAPKNLVVGMEIVSGPEADIKVGNALPLVNIPVGTTIHNIELKPGRGGQLVRSAGTSAQVLGKEDRYVLVRLNSGEVRMILATCRATVGQVGNEHHELINIGKAGRSRWMGKRPTVRGSVMNPVDHPHGGGEGRSPIGRKSPMSPWGKPTLGYKTRKKNKASDKFIVRRRKK from the coding sequence ATGGGAATCAAAAAGTATAAACCAACCACTAACGGTCGCCGTGGTATGACTACTAATGATTTTGCTGAGATCACTACTGACAAACCAGAAAAATCATTACTAGCTCCACTTAACAAAAAAGCTGGCCGTAATAACCAAGGTAAAATTACTGTTCGTCACCAAGGTGGTGGACACAAACGTCAATACCGTATCATCGATTTCAAACGAGATAAAGATGGTATACCAGGACGCGTTGCTACAATCGAGTACGATCCAAACCGTTCTGCAAACATTGCGTTAATTAACTACGCTGATGGAGAAAAACGTTACATCCTAGCTCCTAAAAACTTAGTAGTAGGAATGGAAATCGTTTCAGGTCCTGAAGCTGATATTAAAGTAGGTAACGCTTTACCACTTGTTAACATTCCAGTAGGTACTACAATCCACAACATCGAGTTAAAACCAGGCCGTGGAGGACAATTAGTACGTTCAGCTGGTACTTCTGCTCAAGTATTAGGTAAAGAAGATCGTTATGTACTAGTTCGTTTAAACTCTGGTGAAGTACGTATGATATTAGCAACTTGCCGCGCGACAGTAGGTCAAGTTGGTAACGAGCATCACGAACTTATTAACATCGGTAAAGCAGGTCGTTCTCGTTGGATGGGTAAACGCCCAACTGTACGTGGATCTGTAATGAACCCAGTTGATCACCCACACGGTGGTGGTGAAGGACGTTCTCCAATCGGACGTAAATCACCAATGTCTCCATGGGGTAAACCAACTCTTGGTTATAAAACTCGTAAGAAAAACAAAGCGTCAGACAAGTTTATCGTTCGTCGTCGTAAAAAATAA
- the rplC gene encoding 50S ribosomal protein L3 has protein sequence MTKGILGKKIGMTQVFAENGELIPVTVIEATPNVVLQKKTTETDGYEAIQIGFADKREKLANKPEKGHSAKANTAPKRFVRELRNADVSAYEVGQEVKVDIFANGDIVDVTGTSKGKGFQGSIKRHGQSRGPMSHGSRYHRRPGSMGPVAPNRVFKNKALPGQMGGEKVTVQNLQIVKVDVERNLLLVKGNVPGSKKSYVTIRTAVKSK, from the coding sequence ATGACTAAAGGAATCTTAGGGAAAAAGATCGGTATGACACAAGTATTTGCTGAAAACGGCGAGTTAATTCCAGTAACTGTAATCGAAGCTACTCCAAACGTGGTTTTACAAAAGAAAACTACTGAAACTGATGGCTACGAAGCTATCCAAATCGGTTTCGCTGACAAACGTGAAAAATTAGCTAACAAACCAGAAAAAGGGCACTCTGCTAAAGCAAACACTGCACCTAAGCGCTTCGTTCGTGAACTTCGCAACGCTGACGTATCGGCTTATGAAGTTGGTCAAGAAGTCAAAGTAGATATTTTTGCAAATGGTGACATCGTTGATGTAACTGGAACTTCAAAAGGTAAAGGATTCCAAGGTAGCATTAAGCGCCACGGACAATCTCGTGGACCAATGTCTCACGGTTCTCGTTACCACCGTCGTCCAGGTTCAATGGGTCCTGTTGCTCCGAACCGTGTATTCAAAAACAAAGCTTTACCTGGTCAAATGGGTGGAGAAAAAGTAACTGTACAAAACCTACAAATCGTTAAAGTTGACGTTGAACGTAACTTACTTTTAGTAAAAGGTAATGTACCAGGTTCTAAAAAATCTTACGTAACAATCCGTACTGCGGTTAAATCTAAATAA
- the rplN gene encoding 50S ribosomal protein L14 encodes MIQQETRLKVADNSGARELLTIKVLGGSGRKTANIGDIIVCSVKQATPGGVVKKGDVVKAVIVRTKRGVRRPDGTYIKFDENAAVIIKDDKSPRGTRIFGPVARELRDSNFMKIVSLAPEVL; translated from the coding sequence ATGATCCAACAAGAAACTCGTTTAAAAGTTGCTGACAATTCAGGTGCACGTGAATTACTTACTATTAAAGTATTAGGTGGTTCAGGCCGTAAAACTGCTAACATCGGTGATATCATCGTATGTTCAGTAAAACAAGCAACACCAGGTGGCGTTGTTAAAAAAGGTGATGTAGTTAAAGCTGTTATCGTTCGTACGAAACGCGGTGTTCGTCGTCCAGACGGTACTTACATCAAATTTGATGAAAACGCAGCTGTTATCATTAAAGATGATAAGAGCCCACGTGGTACTCGTATTTTCGGACCAGTTGCACGTGAATTACGTGATAGCAACTTCATGAAAATCGTATCATTAGCTCCAGAAGTACTTTAA
- the rplP gene encoding 50S ribosomal protein L16, whose protein sequence is MLMPKRVKYRREHRGKMRGRAKGGTEVAFGEFGLQSTEASWITNRQIEAARRAMTRYMKRGGKVWIKIFPSKPYTAKPLEVRMGSGKGAPEGWVAVVKPGKIMFEIAGVSEEVAREALRLAAHKLPVKCKFVKREDNGGDSNEN, encoded by the coding sequence ATGTTAATGCCTAAACGTGTTAAATATAGAAGAGAGCATCGTGGAAAAATGCGTGGACGTGCCAAAGGTGGTACTGAAGTAGCATTTGGTGAATTCGGTTTACAATCTACTGAAGCTTCTTGGATTACTAACCGTCAAATTGAAGCAGCGCGTCGTGCAATGACTCGTTACATGAAACGTGGCGGTAAAGTATGGATTAAAATCTTCCCTTCTAAACCTTACACAGCTAAACCTCTTGAGGTTCGTATGGGTAGCGGTAAAGGTGCTCCTGAAGGTTGGGTAGCAGTCGTTAAACCAGGAAAAATTATGTTCGAAATCGCTGGTGTATCTGAAGAAGTAGCTCGTGAAGCACTACGCTTAGCAGCTCACAAATTACCAGTTAAATGTAAGTTTGTAAAACGTGAAGACAATGGTGGTGATTCTAATGAAAACTAA
- the tuf gene encoding elongation factor Tu, with product MGKAKFERVKPHVNIGTIGHVDHGKTTLTAAITTVLAKVGGAEARAYDQIDGAPEERERGITISTAHVEYETETRHYAHVDCPGHADYVKNMITGAAQMDGGILVVSAADGPMPQTREHILLSRQVGVPYIVVFMNKCDMVDDEELLELVEMEIRDLLSEYEFPGDDIPVIKGSALKALEGDAEWEAKIHELMAEVDSYIPTPARETDKPFLMPVEDVFSITGRGTVATGRVERGIVKVGDVVEIIGLVEEPKSTTVTGVEMFRKLLDQAEAGDNIGALLRGVARDDIQRGQVLAKPGSVKQHTKFKAEVYVLSKEEGGRHTPFFANYRPQFYFRTTDVTGIIQLPEGVEMVMPGDNIEMTVELINAIAVEEGTKFSIREGGRTVGAGVVATIVE from the coding sequence ATGGGTAAAGCTAAATTCGAACGTGTAAAACCACACGTTAACATTGGTACAATCGGACACGTTGACCATGGTAAAACTACATTAACTGCTGCTATTACAACTGTATTAGCTAAAGTAGGTGGAGCTGAAGCTCGCGCTTACGATCAAATCGATGGTGCTCCAGAAGAAAGAGAGCGTGGTATCACAATCTCTACTGCACACGTTGAGTACGAAACAGAAACTCGTCACTATGCACACGTTGACTGCCCAGGACACGCTGACTATGTTAAAAACATGATCACTGGTGCTGCTCAAATGGACGGCGGTATCTTAGTAGTATCTGCTGCTGATGGTCCAATGCCTCAAACTCGTGAGCACATTCTTTTATCTCGTCAAGTAGGTGTACCTTACATCGTAGTATTCATGAACAAATGTGATATGGTTGACGACGAAGAATTACTTGAATTAGTTGAAATGGAAATCCGTGATCTATTATCAGAATACGAATTCCCTGGCGATGACATTCCTGTAATCAAAGGTTCTGCACTTAAAGCTCTTGAAGGAGATGCTGAGTGGGAAGCTAAAATCCATGAATTAATGGCTGAAGTTGATTCTTACATTCCAACACCAGCTCGTGAAACTGACAAGCCTTTCTTAATGCCAGTTGAGGACGTATTCTCAATCACTGGTCGTGGAACAGTTGCTACTGGTCGTGTTGAGCGTGGTATCGTTAAAGTTGGTGACGTAGTAGAAATCATCGGTCTTGTTGAAGAACCAAAATCAACTACTGTAACAGGTGTTGAAATGTTCCGTAAACTTCTTGACCAAGCAGAAGCTGGAGATAACATCGGTGCACTTCTTCGTGGGGTTGCTCGTGACGATATCCAACGTGGTCAAGTTTTAGCTAAACCAGGTTCAGTTAAACAACACACTAAGTTCAAAGCTGAAGTTTACGTTTTATCTAAAGAAGAAGGTGGACGTCACACTCCATTCTTCGCTAACTACCGTCCACAATTCTATTTCCGTACAACTGACGTAACTGGTATCATCCAATTACCAGAAGGCGTTGAAATGGTTATGCCTGGCGACAACATCGAAATGACTGTTGAGTTAATCAACGCAATCGCTGTTGAAGAAGGAACTAAGTTCTCTATCCGTGAGGGTGGACGTACTGTAGGCGCTGGCGTAGTTGCTACAATCGTTGAATAA
- the rpsG gene encoding 30S ribosomal protein S7 → MPRKGPVAKRDVLPDPLYNSKLVSRLINKMMIDGKRGKSQAILYGAFELIQERSGKEPMEVFEAALKNIMPVLEVRARRVGGSNYQVPVEVRPERRTTLGLRWLVNYARLRGEKTMEERLANEILDAANNSGSAVKKREDTHKMAEANKAFAHYRW, encoded by the coding sequence ATGCCACGTAAAGGTCCTGTTGCAAAAAGAGATGTATTACCAGATCCGCTTTATAATTCAAAGTTAGTTTCTCGTTTAATCAACAAAATGATGATTGACGGAAAAAGAGGAAAATCTCAAGCTATCTTATACGGAGCATTTGAATTAATCCAAGAACGTTCTGGTAAAGAACCAATGGAAGTATTCGAAGCAGCTCTTAAAAATATCATGCCAGTTCTAGAAGTAAGAGCTCGTCGTGTTGGTGGTTCTAACTACCAAGTACCAGTTGAGGTACGTCCAGAGCGTCGTACTACTCTAGGTCTACGTTGGTTAGTAAACTATGCTCGTCTTCGTGGAGAAAAAACGATGGAAGAGCGTTTAGCTAACGAAATTCTTGACGCAGCTAACAACTCAGGTTCTGCAGTTAAGAAACGTGAAGATACACATAAAATGGCAGAAGCGAACAAAGCGTTTGCTCACTACCGTTGGTAA
- the rplW gene encoding 50S ribosomal protein L23: MKDPRDIIKRPVITEASMEAIAEKKYTFEVDVRANKTEVKDAVEAIFGVKVEKVNVMNYKGKFKRMGKHAGYTNRRRKAIVKLTADSQEITLFEGV, from the coding sequence ATGAAGGATCCTCGTGATATTATCAAACGCCCAGTTATCACTGAAGCTTCTATGGAAGCAATCGCTGAAAAAAAATACACTTTTGAAGTAGATGTAAGAGCTAATAAAACTGAAGTTAAAGATGCTGTTGAAGCAATCTTCGGTGTTAAAGTAGAAAAAGTTAACGTAATGAACTACAAAGGTAAGTTTAAACGTATGGGTAAACATGCTGGTTACACAAACCGTCGTAGAAAAGCAATCGTTAAATTAACTGCTGATAGCCAAGAAATTACATTATTCGAAGGCGTTTAA
- the rplV gene encoding 50S ribosomal protein L22 yields the protein MQAKAVLRTVRIAPRKVRLVVDLIRGKQVGEAIAILRHTPKTASPVVEKLLKSAIANAEHNYDMDVNNLYIEKVFVDEGATLKRFRPRAQGRASAINKRTSHITIVVSEKKEG from the coding sequence ATGCAAGCTAAAGCTGTACTGAGAACAGTTCGTATCGCTCCTCGTAAAGTTCGTCTAGTAGTCGATTTAATCCGAGGTAAACAAGTTGGCGAAGCGATCGCAATCCTTCGACACACACCGAAAACTGCTTCTCCTGTTGTAGAAAAATTATTAAAATCTGCTATTGCTAACGCAGAGCATAACTATGATATGGATGTTAATAACTTATACATCGAAAAAGTATTCGTTGATGAAGGTGCTACTTTAAAACGTTTCCGCCCTCGTGCACAAGGACGTGCTAGCGCAATCAACAAACGCACAAGCCACATTACAATCGTGGTATCAGAGAAGAAGGAGGGATAA
- the fusA gene encoding elongation factor G — MTREFSLNNTRNIGIMAHIDAGKTTTTERILYYTGRIHKIGETHEGASQMDWMEQEQERGITITSAATTAQWNNHRVNIIDTPGHVDFTVEVERSLRVLDGAVAVLDAQSGVEPQTETVWRQATTYGVPRVVFVNKMDKIGADFLYSVGTLHDRLQANAHPIQLAMGAEDNFWGIVDLVEMKAIKYNNDLGTDIETIEIPEEYQELAEEYRGRLVEAVAELDEELMMKYLEGEEITIPELKAAIRTATCSVQFYPVVCGSAFKNKGVQLMLDAVIDYLPSPLDVPAIKGTLPDTDEERVVPSSDEEPFAALAFKIMTDPYVGKLTFFRVYSGTLESGSYVQNSTKGKRERVGRILQMHANSRQEISKVYAGDIAAAVGLKDTTTGDTLCDEKNLVILESMEFPDPVISIAIEPKSKADQDKMGQALVKLTEEDPTFRAHTDQETGQVIIAGMGELHLDIIVDRMRREFKVEANVGAPQVAYRETFRSSAQVEGKFVRQSGGRGQFGHVWIEFSPNEEGKGFEFENAIVGGVVPREYIPAVAAGLEDSLKNGVLAGFPLIDIKAKLFDGSYHDVDSNEMAFKVAASLALKNAVKKCNPVLLEPLMKVEVVIPEEYLGDIMGDITSRRGRVEGMEARGNAQVVRAMVPLSEMFGYATSLRSNTQGRGTFSMVFDHYEDVPKSISEEIIKKYKGE; from the coding sequence ATGACAAGAGAGTTCTCCTTAAATAACACTCGTAATATCGGGATCATGGCTCACATTGATGCTGGTAAAACAACAACAACTGAGCGTATCCTTTATTACACAGGTCGTATTCACAAAATTGGTGAAACTCATGAAGGAGCTTCACAAATGGACTGGATGGAGCAAGAGCAAGAACGTGGTATCACTATCACTTCTGCTGCTACAACAGCTCAGTGGAATAACCACCGTGTAAATATCATTGACACTCCAGGTCACGTAGACTTCACTGTAGAAGTTGAACGTTCACTACGTGTACTTGATGGCGCAGTAGCAGTACTTGATGCACAATCAGGTGTTGAGCCTCAAACTGAAACAGTTTGGCGTCAAGCAACTACTTACGGAGTTCCACGTGTAGTATTCGTTAACAAAATGGATAAAATCGGCGCGGATTTCTTATACTCTGTAGGTACTTTACATGACCGTTTACAAGCTAACGCACACCCAATCCAATTAGCGATGGGTGCTGAAGATAACTTCTGGGGCATTGTTGACCTAGTTGAAATGAAAGCTATTAAGTACAATAACGACTTAGGAACTGACATTGAAACTATCGAAATTCCAGAAGAATATCAAGAACTAGCTGAAGAGTACCGTGGTCGTTTAGTCGAAGCGGTAGCTGAACTTGACGAAGAATTAATGATGAAATATCTTGAAGGTGAAGAAATCACAATTCCTGAATTAAAAGCTGCTATTCGTACAGCTACATGTTCAGTACAATTCTACCCAGTAGTATGTGGTTCTGCTTTCAAAAACAAAGGTGTTCAATTAATGCTTGACGCAGTAATTGATTACTTACCATCTCCATTAGATGTACCAGCTATCAAAGGAACATTACCTGATACTGATGAAGAGAGAGTAGTTCCATCAAGTGATGAAGAGCCTTTCGCAGCATTAGCTTTCAAAATCATGACTGATCCTTATGTTGGTAAATTAACGTTCTTCCGAGTATACTCAGGTACGTTAGAATCTGGTTCATACGTTCAAAACTCTACAAAAGGTAAGCGCGAGCGTGTAGGTCGTATCCTACAAATGCATGCTAACTCTCGTCAAGAGATTTCGAAAGTATATGCTGGAGATATCGCAGCAGCTGTAGGTCTTAAAGATACTACAACTGGTGATACTTTATGTGATGAAAAGAATCTAGTAATTCTTGAGTCTATGGAATTCCCTGATCCAGTTATCTCAATTGCGATTGAGCCAAAATCTAAAGCTGACCAAGATAAAATGGGTCAAGCATTAGTAAAATTAACTGAAGAAGATCCAACATTCCGTGCACATACTGACCAAGAAACTGGTCAAGTAATCATTGCTGGTATGGGTGAGCTTCACCTTGATATCATCGTTGACCGTATGCGTCGTGAATTCAAAGTAGAAGCTAACGTAGGTGCTCCTCAAGTAGCATACCGTGAAACTTTCCGTTCTTCTGCACAAGTAGAAGGAAAATTCGTTCGTCAATCAGGTGGACGTGGACAATTCGGACACGTTTGGATTGAATTCTCACCAAACGAAGAAGGAAAAGGCTTCGAATTTGAAAACGCAATCGTTGGTGGTGTTGTTCCTCGTGAATACATCCCAGCTGTAGCTGCAGGTCTTGAAGATTCTCTTAAAAATGGTGTATTAGCTGGATTCCCACTAATTGACATTAAAGCGAAATTATTCGATGGATCATACCATGATGTTGACTCAAACGAAATGGCGTTTAAAGTAGCTGCTTCATTAGCTCTTAAAAATGCTGTTAAGAAATGTAACCCAGTTCTACTTGAACCATTAATGAAAGTAGAAGTTGTTATCCCTGAGGAATACTTAGGAGATATCATGGGTGATATTACTTCTCGTCGTGGACGCGTTGAAGGTATGGAAGCACGTGGAAACGCTCAAGTTGTACGTGCAATGGTACCTCTTTCTGAAATGTTTGGTTATGCAACTTCATTACGTTCTAACACTCAAGGTCGTGGAACGTTCTCAATGGTATTTGACCATTACGAAGATGTACCAAAATCAATCTCAGAAGAAATTATCAAAAAATATAAAGGTGAGTAA
- the rplX gene encoding 50S ribosomal protein L24 yields MHVKKGDKVQVISGKDKGKQGVILAAFPKNNRVLVEGVNIIKKHSKPTQANPQGGIIEKEAPIHVSNVMALDPKTGVPTRVGYQLVDGKKVRIAKKSGELLDK; encoded by the coding sequence ATGCATGTAAAAAAAGGTGATAAAGTTCAAGTTATCTCTGGTAAAGACAAAGGAAAACAAGGTGTTATCCTTGCTGCTTTTCCAAAGAATAACCGCGTACTAGTTGAAGGTGTTAACATCATTAAAAAACACTCAAAACCTACTCAAGCTAACCCACAAGGTGGCATCATCGAGAAAGAAGCACCAATCCATGTTTCTAATGTTATGGCATTAGATCCAAAAACTGGAGTACCTACACGCGTAGGTTACCAATTAGTGGATGGTAAAAAAGTACGTATTGCAAAAAAATCAGGCGAATTACTTGATAAATAA
- a CDS encoding type Z 30S ribosomal protein S14 has product MAKKSMIAKQKRAQKFKVQEYTRCERCGRPHSVLRKFKLCRICFRELAYKGQIPGVKKASW; this is encoded by the coding sequence GTGGCTAAAAAATCAATGATTGCGAAACAAAAACGTGCTCAGAAATTTAAAGTACAAGAGTATACACGTTGCGAACGTTGCGGACGTCCACACTCAGTATTACGTAAATTTAAACTTTGCCGTATTTGTTTCCGTGAACTTGCTTACAAAGGACAAATCCCTGGCGTTAAAAAAGCTAGTTGGTAA
- the rplE gene encoding 50S ribosomal protein L5: protein MNRLVEKYQNEITPALMSKFNYKSVMQVPKIEKIVINMGVGEAVSNSKALDTAVEELTLIAGQKPVVTRAKKSIAQFRLREGMPIGAKVTLRGERMYEFFEKLVSVTLPRVRDFRGISKKAFDGRGNYTLGVKEQLIFPEIDYDKVNKVRGMDIVIVTTANTDEEAREMLTLFGMPFQK from the coding sequence ATGAACCGCCTAGTCGAGAAATATCAAAATGAAATCACTCCTGCTCTAATGAGCAAGTTTAACTATAAATCAGTTATGCAAGTGCCAAAAATTGAAAAGATCGTCATCAACATGGGTGTTGGTGAGGCTGTTTCAAATTCAAAAGCATTAGATACTGCTGTTGAGGAATTAACTTTAATCGCAGGTCAAAAACCTGTTGTAACTAGAGCTAAAAAATCAATCGCACAATTCCGTCTTCGTGAAGGAATGCCTATCGGTGCTAAAGTTACATTACGCGGTGAGCGTATGTATGAATTCTTTGAGAAATTAGTTTCTGTAACATTACCTCGTGTACGTGACTTCCGTGGAATCTCTAAAAAAGCATTCGATGGCCGTGGAAACTACACTTTAGGTGTTAAAGAGCAATTAATCTTCCCAGAGATCGATTATGATAAAGTAAACAAAGTACGTGGTATGGACATCGTTATTGTAACTACTGCAAATACTGATGAAGAAGCTCGTGAAATGCTAACATTATTCGGAATGCCTTTTCAAAAATAA
- the rpmC gene encoding 50S ribosomal protein L29: protein MKTNEIRDLTTAEIELKVKSLKEELFNLRFQLATGQLENTARIREVRKAIARMKTVVREREINSNN, encoded by the coding sequence ATGAAAACTAATGAGATTCGCGATCTTACCACTGCTGAAATTGAATTAAAAGTGAAATCTCTTAAAGAAGAGTTATTCAACCTTCGTTTCCAATTAGCTACAGGACAATTAGAGAACACTGCTCGTATCCGCGAGGTTCGTAAGGCAATTGCTCGTATGAAAACTGTAGTTCGTGAAAGAGAAATTAACTCTAATAATTAA